In Colletotrichum destructivum chromosome 8, complete sequence, the following proteins share a genomic window:
- a CDS encoding Putative aminoglycoside phosphotransferase, protein kinase-like domain superfamily — MDDKARSETIRQLRSYLDELYQLRPSEPGLIGSVSGGPSYDHRLSNMRTCGPFASVAEFHDFLVAPVRNCPRPGWVAKYRSQLPDTYNVRFSHADLSWENILFNDATGRIISIVDWEMAGYWPGWWEYRRASFGSRSEIWWIEILKEINDGVYERNGC, encoded by the coding sequence ATGGATGACAAGGCACGCTCGGAGACGATTCGCCAGCTCCGATCGTATCTAGACGAGCTCTATCAACTCCGCCCTTCCGAACCTGGGTTGATCGGGTCCGTATCCGGGGGCCCGTCCTACGACCATCGACTGAGCAACATGCGCACCTGTGGGCCGTTTGCTTCCGTCGCCGAGTTTCACGATTTTCTCGTCGCCCCCGTCCGGAACTGCCCACGCCCCGGATGGGTCGCCAAGTATCGGAGCCAGCTTCCTGATACATACAATGTACGCTTCTCTCATGCCGATTTGTCTTGGGAAAACATCTTGTTCAACGATGCGACAGGCAGGATTATTAGCATTGTGGACTGGGAGATGGCAGGGTATTGGCCGGGATGGTGGGAGTACAGGAGAGCCTCGTTCGGCTCTCGGAGCGAGATATGGTGGATTGAAATCCTGAAGGAAATAAATGACGGAGTTTATGAGAGAAACGGATGTTGA
- a CDS encoding Putative major facilitator superfamily, MFS transporter superfamily gives MNTSTEGHKVAHNRNSSATERSNTDSVGTDTNPDDHGFSLEEQKRIMRRVDVRLVTTVGLLYCFSVIDRSNLPSAAVAGMINDLDLTGNRYSIVSLVFFTTYITFQPISVILSRTLGPRAYFTGITMLCGGIVIGMGFLTHWSQMVALRVVLGALDSGFFPSCVYLLSTWYTRYEVGKRFSVFYMIVCFASAFAGLLAFGLTRLDGTANLRGWTWIFVIEGIITCAIGVVGYFLLVGFPDAQKRTWKFLSEKETAWVISRVQADRGDAELPAFSVKKFLRGGADVKVWALSIIYFNNALVNFSLSFFLPIILKDNMGFSTGQAQILTAPPYVFAAVVMYATGWLGDRYMLRGPIIVGDMLLSIVGTCLMGFHGDVAVRYLGVFLVTAGAVSAAPATMAYQANNIRGQWKRAFCSAFVVGISGLGGIAGSLVFRRDKPRYLPGLSTCLGCAVLNIVVVICMSFYFYYWNSKAERGEVELEASDETQASDFRYTY, from the exons ATGAACACATCCACCGAAGGTCACAAGGTTGCGCACAACCGGAACAGCTCCGCCACAGAGCGCAGCAACACCGACAGCGTTGGAACCGACACGAACCCAGATGACCATGGGTTCTCActcgaggagcagaagaGGATCATGAGACGCGTCGATGTGCGCCTCGTCACCACCGTCGGGCTCCTGTACTGCTTCTCCGTCATTGACCGCTCTAACCTCCcttccgccgccgtggccggcaTGATCAACGACTTGGATCTGACTGGCAACCGATAT TCGATCGTGAGCCTGGTCTTCTTCACGACTTACATCACCTTCCAGCCAATCTCCGTCATCCTTTCTCGGACCCTCGGACCCCGCGCGTACTTCACAGGCATCACCATGCTCTGCGGAGGCATCGTCATCGGGATGGGGTTCCTGACGCATTGGAGCCAGATGGTTGCTTTGCGggtcgttctcggcgccctcgactCGGGGTTCTTCCCCAGCTGCGTGTATCTCTTGAGCACCTGGTACACCCGTT ACGAGGTTGGGAAGAGGTTCTCCGTGTTCTACATGATTGTGTGCTTCGCTTCGGCATTCGCGGGCCTTTTGGCCTTTGGT CTCACTCGGCTTGACGGCACGGCAAACCTACGAGGCTGGACCTGGATCTTCGTCATAGAAGGCATCATCACATGCGCCATTGGTGTCGTGGGATACTTCCTCCTGGTGGGATTTCCGGACGCCCAGAAGCGGACGTGGAAGTTCCTCTCCGAGAAGGAGACCGCCTGGGTCATCTCGAGAGTGCAGGCAGACCGCGGAGACGCCGAGCTGCCGGCGTTCAGCGTCAAGAAGTTCCTGAGGGGAGGCGCCGACGTCAAGGTGTGGGCCCTGTCCATCATCTACTTCAACAACGCCCTCGTCAACTTCT ccttgtccttcttcctccccatcatcctcaaAGACAACATGGGCTTCAGCACGGGACAGGCCCAGATCctgacggcgccgccctacgtcttcgccgccgtcgtcatgtACGCCACGGGCTGGCTGGGGGACCGCTACATGCTCCGGGGCCCCATCATCGTCGGGGACATGCTCCTGTCCATCGTCGGCACGTGCCTGATGGGCTTccacggcgacgtcgccgtgcGCTACCTCGGCGTGTTCCTGGTCACGGCGGGCGCGGTCagcgccgcgccggcgaccatGGCGTACCAGGCCAACAACATCCGCGGGCAGTGGAAGCGCGCCTTCTGCAGCGCCTTTGTGGTCGGGATCAGCGGGCTtggcgggattgccgggtCCCTTGTCTTCAGGCGA GACAAGCCCCGTTACCTTCCGGGACTCAGCACATGTTTGGGGTGTGCGGTCCTCAACATCGTCGTGGTCATCTGCATGAGCTTCTACTTCTACTACTGGAACTCCAAGGCCgagcgcggcgaggtcgagcttgAGGCATCGGAT GAGACGCAAGCATCTGACTTCCGCTACACATACTGA
- a CDS encoding Putative short-chain dehydrogenase/reductase SDR, NAD(P)-binding domain superfamily, which yields MTTASWRLLKGKTACITGGTTGIGRAITLEYLRQGANVAVNHLGLPRDEKHRLSLIDEAEEIRQTAPKDLPTGELMELAGDVTDPDTGKALVGEAVKRWGGLDIFVANAGIFKPAEFLTLEKELFDKTIHVNINGAFYSCQAAANQMVKQGRGGSIIGISSISALQGGGLQTHYTPTKAAVLSMIQSMAVALAKHRIRCNALLPGTIHTQLAEEDMQNEQKRKYLQQRIPMGVGKPHDLAGPAVFLGCEQLSGFMTGSQVLVDGGMYVHLQ from the exons ATGACTACAGCCAGTTGGCGGCTGCTGAAGGGCAAGACAGCCTGCATCACCGGCGGCACAACAGGCATCGGCCGTGCCATAACGCTCGAGTACCTCAGACAGGGCGCCAACGTCGCGGTCAACCACCTGGGCCTCCCACGCGACGAAAAGCACAGGCTCAGCCTCAttgacgaagccgaagagATTCGCCAAACAGCGCCCAAGGACTTGCCGACGGGCGAGCTGATGGaactcgccggcgacgtgaCGGATCCGGACACCGGAAAAGCGCTCGTGGGCGAAGCGGTCAAGAGATGGGGTGGGCTCGACATCTTTGTTGCCAATGCCGGCATATTTAAGCCGGCCGAGTTTCTCAC GCTCGAAAAGGAACTCTTTGACAAGACTATCCACGTCAACATCAACGGCGCCTTCTACTCGTGCCAAGCGGCAGCCAACCAAATGGTCAAGCAAGGCCGTGGGGgctccatcatcggcatctcctccatcagcgcACTACAGGGGGGAGGGCTGCAGACGCACTACACGCCCACAAAAGCGGCGGTCCTGTCGATGATCCAGTCGATGGCGGTCGCCCTGGCCAAGCACCGCATCAGGTGCAATGCCCTGCTGCCGGGCACCATTCACAcgcagctggccgaggaggataTGCAGAACGAGCAGAAGCGCAAATACCTGCAGCAGCGCATCCCGATGGGCGTGGGGAAGCCGCACGATCTGGCTGggccggccgtcttcttgggtTGTGAGCAGCTCAGCGGGTTCATGACAGGGTCGCAGGTGCTGGTCGACGGGGGCATGTATGTGCATTTACAATAG
- a CDS encoding Putative zn(2)Cys(6) fungal-type DNA-binding domain, fungal transcription factor, whose amino-acid sequence MGTEDEKTERYFTRGRLSRGRGLRNTTGCATCRRRHVKCDEKKPVCGGCERTKRTCAYVQRRPLNRERSGPVSVSSRNEDVSRQSVERGSGLSQSRSPSPSPLGCPPVINDVTGQISSPPTTGGEPEQPLPATATPASGNPPREVPGDDNIHASYNDAVASAPTLQPQVAVQSAEDPPCTGATPHDPALTSSSLGANLENATAIWVDLLLQDASMQQLDFSSLNFQADAVDLFGSSVVAHSPAVGRSSQNNTGDGLSPTLCTSHPYLHERAPNLDEYQRLEKQAWKSASSLPILPQEHKVFQNFVLHVSQWMDLFEPSRPFGTLVPQLAMRNIGLMNAILALSARHLSLGTTPDGKDAQGPNDALRYYYKTLHYIQEAMQYDTYKTSLELLATSSIVSAYEMLDGSRQDWERHLKGVFCIQRSQGIHGDSFGLKQAVWWAWLCQDVWAAFRERRRPFTFWRPLRTLDELDPYELAARSVYFFAQIVAFCSREETERGREDPLARVAAAEALRDTLEDWRRHLTAEFQPLPFAGLPEDVFEPIWINPPAFAVAFQVYYCSHILLLLHVPALGGLDEYTKQRKRLMECVRRVCGIGMTSTDYPSSFMSSQCLFIAGLPLEDSRERNFVLELLEAHRLRSGWPIKPLGEELKARWEASDV is encoded by the exons ATGGGGACCGAAGACGAGAAAACCGAGCGCTACTTCACCCGAGGTCGACTCTCGCGTGGCCGAGGACTCAGAAACACTACGGGCTG CGCgacatgccgccgccgtcatgtcAAGTGTGACGAGAAGAAACCCGTGTGCGGCGGCTGTGAAAGGACCAAACGGACTTGTGCGTACGTCCAGAGGCGCCCGCTCAACAGGGAGCGGTCTGGCCCAGTATCAGTGAGCTCTCGCAACGAAGATGTCTCGAGACAATCTGTTGAGAGGGGGTCGGGGCTGTCTCAATCTCGCTCACCTAGCCCATCGCCTTTAGGGTGTCCACCGGTCATCAACGATGTTACTGGGCAGATATCCTCCCCACCGACTACAGGTGGGGAGCCAGAACAGCCTCTTCCGGCCACGGCCACTCCTGCCAGCGGTAATCCCCCAAGGGAAGTCCCCGGGGACGATAACATCCACGCCTCATACAATGATGCCGTCGCTAGTGCACCAACCCTGCAACCACAAGTCGCGGTGCAAAGCGCAGAAGATCCTCCGTGTACCGGTGCTACGCCCCATGATCCGGCGCTGACTTCCAGCTCTCTCGGGGCCAATCTCGAGAACGCCACGGCAATATGGGTTGACCTCCTCCTACAGGACGCCTCGATGCAACAACTCGACTTTTCGAGTCTCAACTTCCAGGCTGACGCAGTCGATCTTTTCGGAAGCTCAGTGGTGGCGCACTCGCCCGCCGTGGGACGGTCTTCGCAGAACAACACCGGAGACGGCCTGTCGCCAACGCTGTGCACGTCGCATCCATACCTGCACGAGAGAGCCCCGAACCTGGACGAGTATCAACGCCTGGAGAAGCAGGCTTGGAAATCGGCGAGTTCACTCCCTATTCTACCGCAGGAACACAAAGTCTTCCAGAACTTTGTGCTACACGTTAGTCAATGG ATGGACCTGTTCGAACCCAGCAGGCCATTTGGCACGCTTGTGCCCCAACTTGCA ATGCGCAACATCGGGCTTATGAACGCCATTCTCGCCCTTTCCGCTCGCCATCTTTCTCTCGGCACGACCCCCGATGGGAAGGACGCCCAGGGCCCAAACGACGCGCTGCGATACTACTACAAGACCCTCCACTACATCCAGGAGGCCATGCAGTACGACACGTACAAAACGAgcctcgagctgctggccACGAGCTCCATCGTGTCGGCGTACGAGATGCTCGACGGCTCCAGGCAGGACTGGGAAAGGCACCTCAAGGGGGTCTTCTGCATCCAGCGCTCGCAGGGCATCCACGGCGACTCGTTCGGGCTGAAGCAGGCCGTCTGGTGGGCCTGGCTCTGCCAGGACGTCTGGGCCGCCTTCcgcgagcggcggcgcccctTTACCTTCTGGCGGCCCCTGCGGACGCTGGACGAGCTGGACCCATACGAGCTCGCCGCACGCTCCGTCTACTTCTTCGCTCAGATCGTGGCCTTTTGCTCCCGCGAGGAGACAGAgcgggggagggaagacCCGCTGGCGagggtcgcggcggcggaggcgctcAGGGACACGCTGGAGGACTGGAGGCGGCATCTGACGGCCGAGTTCCAGCCGCTGCCGTTCGCGGGCTTGCCGGAGGACGTGTTCGAGCCCATCTGGATCAACCCTCCCGCCTTTG CTGTGGCATTCCAGGTCTACTATTGCTCGCACATTTTGCTTCTCCTGCACGTCCCCGCGCTTGGGGGCTTGGATGAGTACACCAAGCAGCGGAAGCGGTTGATGGAATGCGTCAGGAGAGTCTGCGGTATCGGTATGACGTCCACAGACTACCCCTCGAGTTTCATGTCTTCTCAATGTCTCTTTATTG CCGGATTGCCCCTAGAAGACAGCAGGGAACGCAACTTCGTCCTCGAATTGCTGGAAGCCCATCGTCTCCGCTCGGGATGGCCTATCAAGCCGCTAGGTGAGGAGCTCAAAGCCAGATGGGAGGCATCAGACGTCTAA
- a CDS encoding Putative fructose-bisphosphate aldolase, class-II, aldolase-type TIM barrel, producing MIVPATWRDSNRTIQILAKAEAGRYGVIAAIAYNLEQIHGLVSAAEQARSPLIIQFFPWAATFADGLLIRAAKDAVSRAAVPISIHLDHAQDEAIIQHAADHLPFDSIMVDMSHYDKAENLSKTAKWVKYCHERGIATEAEPGRIEGAEDGVMDTAGLEASKTTPEEVDEFIATGVDSLAPAFGNVHGEYGKQGPQLDFERFGRIRTQIAGRARVALHGTNGFSPELMRQCVAAGATKINVNKLVLDDYYTHLKSQVAQLPHTTLIEEGTSKVTRQTKEWMEICGSAGQA from the exons ATGATTGTCCCAGCGACTTGGAGAGACAGCAACCGGACCATCCAGATCCTAGCAAAGGCCGAAGCGGGAAGATACGGCGTGATCGCAGCCATCGCATACAACCTCGAGCAAATCCACGGCCTCGTGAGCGCAGCAGAACAGGCCCGCTCGCCTCTCATCATCCAATTCTTCCCCTGGGCGGCCACCTTTGCCGATGGCCTGCTCATCCGCGCCGCCAAAGACGCCGTGTcgcgcgccgccgtgccgaTATCGATCCACCTGGACCACGCGCaggacgaggccatcatccaGCACGCGGCCGACCACCTGCCCTTCGACAGCATCATGGTGGACATGTCCCATTATGACAAGGCGGAGAACCTGTCCAAGACGGCGAAGTGGGTCAAGTACTGCCACGAGCGCGGCATCGCCACCGAGGCAGAGCCCGGCCGGATAGAGGGCGCGGAAGACGGCGTCATGGACACGGCGGGTTTGGAGGCCAGCAAgacgacgcccgaggaggttgacgagTTCATCGCGACCGGCGTGGACTCCCTCGCGCCGGCGTTCGGCAACGTGCACGGCGAGTACGGCAAGCAGGGGCCGCAGCTGGACTTTGAACG GTTCGGGAGGATACGCACCCAGATCGCCGGTAGGGCGAGGGTGGCTCTGCATGGCACCAACGGGTTCTCGCCCGAGCTGATGAGACAGTGCGTTGCCGCGGGCGCCACCAAGATCAACGTCAACAAGCTGGTGCTCGATGACTATTACACGCACCTCAAGTCTCAGGTTGCGCAGCTCCCACACACCACGCTGATCGAGGAGGGCACGAGCAAGGTCACCCGGCAGACCAAGGAGTGGATGGAGATATGCGGCTCAGCCGGCCAAGCTTGA
- a CDS encoding Putative oligopeptide transporter, OPT superfamily: MSGKVESTGGEEPTPVRDEDIEKIPARVNHNPEQKISDQISHEKLEELAPNGEGDYILGKINEMSEEEALEIVEESVEFFKDDWNFPSDMRERMKKLLDGPKAYGEHYDRDLRIDAVMIRYSSPYPGVRAVAEILDDQNVPIETFRAYFLGIGWAIIGTFISTFFNSRFPSITLSGQVIQILLFPCAKFLEFTLPDWGITVRGTRHSLNPGPWNFKEQMFATITYNIAIYTTNSYGMILVQKSPVYYGLGFVDFGYQLMLTLFVQLMGMGFAGYLRRFSVYPVKALWPTILPTIAMNRALTRPEPRERINGWTISRYKFFYVCTICMFFYYWLPGYLFTALATFNWMTWVSPENVTLAIITGSSLGLGLFNPVTTFDWNVATSSYAALAQPFFATCTMYCGAIVGGGIILGIYYTNMYNTAYLPINSSSPFANDGTPYVVQNVVVNNQLNETLYQEYSPPFYSAGYLLTVGANYCFYPVYFLYIMGNQWKTISAAYVDFYKGLRHGKGNYEGAMDVHSRLMANYGEVPDWWFLVILVGAIVVSVVFLNIYPLDTPVWLVFLMIAINLVFAVPLSFLSATTGTNLGLGALIQVITGYMLPGNTNAFLFSQTLGSWALAGYGDNYVQDQKMAHYTKIAPRAVFRSQIGTIIITCFVAVATQNFILENVKGLCTPTQMSRFTCANDGAPLYANSLMWGLLGSERMFVSFYPILKWCFLMGTVIAIVFLVGQGYGPKYLPSVRETLRRKLSPRTFARLDKTLFPFVASLLWLNPVLVIQGIQHWAPSNLSYKTPGFILGYIFMYWLPRHRLAWWEKYNYVLSAALTAGVAVSALVMFFAVGYNPISLKWWGNTVSGAGVDGRQIGILPIPERGYFGPERGSFPT; encoded by the exons ATGTCCGGAAAAGTGGAGTCTACCGGCGGGGAGGAGCCGACTCCGGTCCGGGATGAGGACATTGAAAAGATCCCCGCGCGAGTGAATCACAACCCGGAGCAAAAGATCTCGGATCAAATCTCTcacgagaagctggaggaACTCGCCCCCAACGGCGAAGGGGACTACATCCTGGGGAAGATCAACGAGAtgagcgaggaggaagccctcgagatcgtcgagGAGTCGGTCGAATTCTTCAAGGACGACTGGAACTTCCCTTCTGATATGAGAGAGCGTATGAAaaagctcctcgacggccccAAGGCCTATGGAGAGCACTACGATCGCGACTTGAggatcgacgccgtcatgatcCGCTACTCGTCGCCCTACCCGGGTGTTCGCGCCGTGGCCGAGATTCTGGACGACCAGAACGTGCCGATCGAGACGTTCCGCGCCTACTTTCTGGGCATTGGCTGGGCCATCATCGGGACCTTCATCTCGACGTTCTTCAACTCGAGGTTCCCGTCCATTA CTCTGAGCGGCCAGGTCATCCAGATCTTGTTGTTCCCGTGCGCCAAGTTCCTCGAGTTCACCCTCCCGGACTGGGGCATCACCGTCCGCGGGACGCGGCACTCCCTCAACCCGGGCCCCTGGAACTTCAAGGAGCAGATGTTCGCGACCATCACGTACAACATCGCCATCTACACCACCAACAGCTACGGCATGATTCTCGTGCAGAAGTCCCCCGTCTACTACGGCCTTGGCTTCGTCGACTTCGGCTACCAGCTCATGCTCACGCTCTTCGTGCAGCTCATGGGCATGGGATTCGCCGGCTACCTCCGCCGGTTCAGCGTGTATCCGGTCAAGGCCCTCTGGCCGACCATCCTGCCGACCATCGCCATGAACCGCGCGCTCACGCGGCCCgagccgagggagaggaTTAACGGCTGGACCATCTCGCGGTACAAGTTCTTCTACGTCTGCACCATCTGCATGTTCTTCTACTACTGGCTCCCGGGATACCTCTTCACGGCCCTGGCGACCTTCAACTGGATGACGTGGGTCTCGCCGGAGAACGTGACGCTGGCCATCATCACGGGCTCGTCCCTGGGGCTCGGCCTGTTCAACCCCGTCACGACGTTCGACTGGAACGTCGCTACCTCCTCGTACGCCGCGTTGGCCCAGCCCTTTTTCGCGACCTGCACCATGTACTGCGGCGCCatcgtgggcggcggcatcattCTGGGGATTTACTACACCAACATGTACAACACGGCGTATCTCCCCATCAACTCGTCGTCTCCGTTCGCCAACGATGGCACCCCGTACGTCGTGCAGAATGTGGTGGTGAACAACCAGCTCAACGAGACACTCTACCAGGAGTATTCGCCGCCGTTCTACTCGGCTGGGTACCTCCTCACCGTCGGTGCCAACTACTGCTTCTATCCGGTGTACTTCTTGTATATCATGGG AAACCAATGGAAGACGATATCAGCAGCGTACGTCGACTTCTACAAAGGGCTGCGGCACGGCAAGGGCAACTACGAAGGCGCCATGGACGTCCACAGCCGCCTCATGGCGAACTACGGAGAGGTCCCCGACTGGTGGTTCCTGGTGATACTggtcggcgccatcgtcgtctccgtcgtGTTCCTCAACATCTACCCGCTCGACACCCCGGTGTGGCTCGTCTTCCTGATGATCGCCAtcaacctcgtcttcgcGGTGCCCCTCTCGTTcctctcggcgacgacggggaccAACCTGGGGCTCGGCGCCCTGATCCAGGTCATCACGGGCTACATGCTGCCTGGCAACACCAAcgccttcctcttctcccagACGCTGGGGTCCTGGGCGCTCGCCGGCTACGGCGACAACTACGTCCAGGACCAGAAGATGGCCCACTACACCAAGATTGCGCCACGGGCCGTCTTCCGCAGCCAGATCGGCACCATTATCATCACGTGCTTCGTCGCGGTGGCCACGCAGAACTTTATACTGGAAAACGTCAAGGGGCTGTGTACTCCCACCCAGATGAGTCGCTTCACGTGCGCCAACGACGGCGCGCCGCTGTATGCCAACTCTTTGA TGTGGGGTCTTCTCGGATCAGAGCGAATGTTTGTGTCTTTCTATCCGATTTTGAAGT GGTGCTTTCTCATGGGCACGGTCATCGCCATTGTCTTTCTGGTCGGCCAAGGCTACGGACCAAAGTACCTCCCCAGCGTGCGGGAAACCCTACGGCGGAAGCTGAGCCCGAGGACCTTTGCCCGACTGGACAAGactcttttccccttcgtCGCCTCTCTGCTGTGGCTTAACCCCGTTCTCGTCATCCAGGGCATCCAGCACTGGGCCCCTTCCAACCTCTCATACAAGACGCCCGGCTTCATCCTTGGATACATCTTTATGTACTGGCTCCCCCGGCACCGGTTGGCCTGGTGGGAAAAGTACAACTACGTGCTGTCGGCGGCCCTGACCGCCGGAGTAgccgtctcggccttggtcaTGTTCTTCGCTGTGGGATACAATCCGATCTCCCTGAAGTGGTGGGGAAACACGGTCAGCGGTGCCGGGGTCGATGGACGGCAGATCGGGATCCTGCCCATTCCCGAGAGAGGGTATTTTGGTCCCGAGAGGGGATCTTTTCCTACATAG
- a CDS encoding Putative FMN-dependent dehydrogenase, FMN-dependent alpha-hydroxy acid dehydrogenase, active yields the protein MRSLFVAAQLLAAAMAAEPWNNEVDTGFEIYLASTNFTEGTQPLLKDIRALPDFDFAARQKLDNQKYSFYRTGTAGEFSYRHNLDVWQKVQLRSKHLSDVTKLNETMATTILGYNFSAPVFIAPAARGIYGDEAAELNLVRAAGNENILYIPSMYASKSIEEIAAGKSNGTLNGPQVIFQQIYTNANLTVTWENIRRAERTGAKAIVWTIDAPGDSVRHRAARYDTTNANSVSSALTWDIYDQMRNHTTLPIILKGITTAEEALLAVEKGAKAIYISNHGGRQLDHTPGPLEIAYEIYRNAPEVFQKVDVIADSGVRYGNDVLKLLALGVKAVGMGRPFMYANCYGLEGVTKAINIIKTEIVRDGAQMGVTDVHNISMSFLNTRQLEQNVYLFDKE from the exons ATGCGTTCTCTCTTCGTTGCtgcgcagctcctcgccgccgccatggcggccgagCCTTGGAACAATGAGGTCGACACCGGCTTCGAGATCTACCTCGCAAGCACCAACTTCACCGAGGGCACGCAGCCCCTCCTCAAGGACATCCGCGCCCTGCCCGACTTCGActtcgccgcccgccagAAGCTCGACAACCAGAAGTACTCCTTCTACcgcaccggcaccgccggCGAGTTCAGCTACCGCCACAACCTCGACGTCTGGCAAAAGGTCCAGCTGCGTTCCAAGCACCTGAGCGACGTCACCAAGCTGAACGAGACCATGGCCACCACCATCCTGGGCTACAACTTCAGCGCCCCGGTCTTCAtcgcccccgccgcccgcggcatctacggcgacgaggccgccgagctgaacctcgtccgcgccgccggcaacgagAACATCCTGTACATCCCGTCCATGTACGCCTCCAAGTCCATCGAggagatcgccgccggcaagtcCAACGGCACTCTCAACGGGCCCCAGGTCATCTTCCAGCAGATCTACACCAACGCCAACCTCACCGTCACCTGGGAGAAcatccgccgcgccgagCGCACCggcgccaaggccatcgtcTGGACCATCGACGCCCCCGGCGACTCGGTCCGCCACCGCGCCGCCCGCTACGACACCACCAACGCCAactccgtctcctcggcccTCACCTGGGACATCTACGACCAGATGAGGAACCACACGACCCTGCCCATCATCCTCAAGggcatcaccaccgccgaggaggccctcctcgccgtcgagaagggcgccAAGGCCATCTACATCTCCAACCAtggcggccgccagctcgacCACACCCCGGGCCCCCTCGAGATCGCCTACGAGATCTACCGCAACGCCCCCGAGGTCTTCCAGAAGGTCGACGTCATCGCTGACAGCGGCGTCCGCTACGGAAACGACGTGCTCAAGctgctcgccctcggcgtcaaggccgtcggcatGGGCCGCCCCTTCATGTACGCCAACTGctacggcctcgagggcgtcaccaaggccatcaacatcatcaagacCGAGATCGTCCGCGATGGCGCGCAGATGGGCGTCACCGACGTCCACAACATCAGCATGAGCTTC CTCAACACCCGCCAGCTCGAGCAGAACGTCTACCTTTTTGACAAGGAGTAA
- a CDS encoding Putative short-chain dehydrogenase/reductase SDR, NAD(P)-binding domain superfamily produces MPSSAADAGPATTTSSTVNVQPLLTLSGKIIAVTGANRGIGLGVAECCLLNDAAKVYSIDLAEPGEEFATASKQFPGRLFAITANVTDEASITAAIDRIVEESGTIHGVVCNAGRTNHKAALDFSKEEIETLFGVNLFGAFYTARAAARAFIKLNVKGSVVFTASMASYRPNKRVPSAPYGASKAGVRNMAHTLAMEWAKYGIRVNSVSPGLVRTAMTYWVPQQPDWEQQLKYYGGMPRLAEVQELGGAYVYLLSDAASYTTSIDIPVNGVIGKQ; encoded by the exons atgCCTTCATCAGCGGCCGATGCAGGcccggccaccaccacctcgagCACCGTCAACGTCCAGCCTCTCCTGACGCTGTCGGGGAAAATCATTGCAG TCACCGGTGCGAATCgcggcatcggcctcggcgtcgctgAATGCTGCCTCCTCAACGACGCGGCCAAGGTGTACTCGATCGACCTGGCGGAACCGGGTGAAGAGTTCGCCACGGCGTCGAAACAGTTCCCCGGCCGGTTATTCGCCATCACCGCAAACGTCACGGACGAGGCGAGCATAacggccgccatcgacagGATCGTCGAGGAGTCCGGGACGATCCACGGCGTGGTTTGCAACGCTGGCCGGACGAACCACAAGGCCGCTCTCGATTTCTCAAAAGAGGAGATCGAGACGCTGTTCGGTGTCAAC CTTTTCGGCGCATTTTACACAGCGAGAGCTGCCGCGAGGGCTTTCATCAAGTTGAACGTCAAGGGATCCGTCGTCTTCACAGCCTCCATGGCGTCCTACCGCCCGAACAAG CGCGTGCCGTCAGCACCCTACGGCGCATCCAAGGCGGGCGTCCGCAACATGGCGCACACGCTCGCCATGGAATGGGCCAAGTACGGCATCCGGGTCAACAGCGTGTCGCCCGGCCTCGTGCGCACGGCTATGACATACTGGGTGCCGCAGCAGCCGGACTGGGAACAGCAGCTCAAGTACTACGGCGGCATGCCGCGGTTGGCGGAGGTGCAGGAGCTCGGGGGCGCCTACGTCTACCTCTTGAGCGATGCGGCGAGCTACACTACGTCGATTGATATCCCCGTCAACGGTGTCATTGGAA AGCAGTGA